A region from the Leptospirillum ferriphilum ML-04 genome encodes:
- a CDS encoding OmpA family protein, producing MPIANFNPLFSRRTLLSVLFFLTLSGCAHQNGQKSLAPGPDDSNRLPGIIVSGHSRSFHPQQKVESSPQIYSSPPKTAPVQVAKTTRPVAKPTRSAPAKKLPLQKDIYFSFNSKKISYANLSVLHAYSRLLRKNPRLALRLYGHTDPVGSSRFNHKLGLERALAARRVLLATGVPAKRIFVFSEGKKMSREFPECKKPNPVCYARDRAVRIKVVKMKILSGISKNHKPKKRT from the coding sequence ATGCCCATTGCCAATTTCAACCCCCTCTTCTCCCGACGGACCCTCCTGTCCGTTCTTTTTTTTCTGACACTTTCCGGATGTGCACACCAAAACGGACAAAAATCCCTGGCTCCGGGCCCCGATGATTCGAACCGGTTGCCGGGCATCATTGTGAGTGGACACTCCAGGTCCTTTCATCCCCAACAAAAAGTCGAGTCGTCACCGCAGATTTATTCCTCCCCACCGAAAACTGCGCCTGTGCAGGTGGCAAAAACGACTCGCCCCGTCGCGAAGCCGACCCGTTCCGCTCCGGCGAAGAAGCTTCCCTTGCAGAAGGATATCTATTTTTCTTTTAATTCGAAAAAGATTTCCTATGCCAATCTCTCTGTCCTTCACGCCTACTCCAGGCTTCTGCGGAAAAATCCCCGCCTGGCCCTTCGTCTCTACGGACACACCGATCCGGTCGGAAGCAGCAGGTTCAACCATAAACTGGGGCTGGAGCGGGCATTGGCTGCCCGAAGAGTACTTCTCGCCACAGGTGTTCCGGCCAAACGTATTTTTGTTTTTTCGGAAGGGAAAAAGATGTCCCGGGAATTTCCCGAATGTAAAAAACCCAATCCGGTTTGCTACGCCCGGGACAGGGCCGTGCGGATTAAAGTGGTAAAGATGAAAATCCTTTCCGGTATTTCAAAAAACCATAAACCAAAAAAAAGGACGTGA
- a CDS encoding OmpA family protein produces MRFNKTLMGLSILFAGILVTGGCASTNGAGAGTQSNTTESTPAPAPAPAPEASNASSTQSDIESSLSRDITYGFDKSVLTSEDRRILKKDAAILNANPTVHVVIAGHADERGTDTYNIVLGQKRAKAAMMYLVNLGIKKNRIKIVSYGKRTIPGYDLCSDHNEQCWSKNRIAHLMKITM; encoded by the coding sequence ATGCGCTTCAACAAAACCCTCATGGGCCTGTCCATTCTTTTCGCCGGAATTCTCGTCACCGGAGGCTGCGCTTCCACAAACGGTGCCGGTGCCGGCACCCAGTCCAACACGACCGAATCGACTCCGGCCCCGGCTCCTGCTCCGGCCCCGGAAGCATCGAATGCGTCTTCCACCCAGTCGGACATTGAATCCTCTCTTTCGCGGGATATTACCTACGGGTTTGACAAATCCGTCCTGACCAGCGAAGACCGCCGGATTCTGAAGAAAGACGCCGCTATTCTGAATGCCAATCCAACCGTTCATGTCGTGATCGCTGGACATGCCGACGAACGGGGAACCGATACCTACAACATCGTTCTTGGCCAGAAGAGAGCCAAGGCGGCGATGATGTATCTGGTCAACCTCGGAATCAAGAAAAACCGCATCAAGATTGTTTCCTACGGAAAAAGAACCATTCCGGGGTATGACCTTTGCTCCGATCACAACGAACAGTGCTGGAGCAAGAACCGGATCGCCCACCTGATGAAGATCACGATGTAA
- the rnr gene encoding ribonuclease R yields the protein MTKDKSDEHPLTPEERILAFLREEAQKPVRSDRLVEAVLRKKKERSDVSRALDRLVAEKQVILLKGGYAGLPDKLHFREGMFLSHPDGYGFVVTEGQREDLYVPPGATKGAMHQDKVLSVHLGTDHRGRSEGQVVEIISRSRSSVVGVLHELKGGYFLSPRDPKIPHEFLVVDNGAEKLQEGELAVLDILRYPEPGHIPEGKISRFLGDPSDPSVDTDLVIATHHLSISFPDRVEAEAKRMAREVAVEPSENRVDLRHLEIMTIDGDRARDFDDALSVVENPDGTFQIGIHIADVGAYVLPGSELDKEAFRRGTSVYFPDRVVPMFPEVLSNGVLSLNPDEDRLARTVMVRMSPAGQVLESSIFRSVIRSRLRATYSRVHPILAGESTDSPESKFSVQLRSLWKLAKNLREERFQNGSLDFDLPEPEIVLDLRGEPVDIIRSPRYLSHFLVEEFMLLANRIVAAELTRKFSMAMYRVHETPSPEKTESLGIFLGALGISIPKRKEGKMKASDLSAVLESTRGTPLEKMVHFSVLRSLKQARYDVYPLGHFGLAMDDYTHFTSPIRRYPDLIVHRLLDLPEGRPSGEGSFYPLEQVAVQASERERASVEAERMAVDLKKIRFMGQHIGKKFSGSVSGVTGFGFFVELSDVLVEGLVPFSALNDDYYVYDEKHHLLRGETTRKTYRIGDRLEVVVVRVDNERLRIEFALDQEGRPESLQKVRKKRKGKKNRSQRAGKSRKKGSAKG from the coding sequence GTGACAAAAGACAAGTCAGACGAGCATCCGTTGACTCCCGAAGAGAGAATCCTGGCCTTCTTGCGGGAAGAAGCCCAGAAGCCTGTCCGGAGCGACAGGCTCGTCGAAGCCGTTCTGAGAAAGAAGAAGGAAAGAAGTGACGTATCCAGAGCGCTCGACCGTCTTGTGGCGGAAAAGCAGGTCATTTTGCTGAAGGGGGGATATGCAGGACTTCCGGACAAACTTCATTTTCGGGAAGGAATGTTTTTATCTCACCCCGACGGCTATGGCTTTGTCGTGACTGAAGGACAGAGGGAGGATCTCTATGTTCCCCCGGGGGCAACAAAAGGAGCCATGCACCAGGACAAGGTCCTGTCCGTTCATCTGGGGACGGATCACCGGGGTCGTTCAGAGGGACAGGTCGTTGAAATCATCTCGCGGTCGCGTTCCTCTGTCGTGGGTGTCCTGCACGAGCTGAAAGGCGGATACTTTTTGTCTCCCCGCGATCCAAAAATTCCCCATGAATTTCTTGTTGTGGACAACGGCGCGGAAAAATTGCAAGAGGGAGAGCTCGCGGTTCTCGATATTCTTCGTTACCCCGAGCCCGGTCATATTCCAGAAGGAAAGATTTCCCGATTTCTGGGAGATCCGTCCGATCCGTCCGTTGACACGGATCTTGTGATCGCAACGCACCACCTGTCCATCTCCTTTCCCGATCGCGTCGAGGCAGAGGCAAAACGCATGGCGAGGGAAGTCGCGGTTGAACCTTCAGAAAATCGGGTAGATCTTCGACATCTCGAAATCATGACGATCGACGGCGACAGGGCACGCGATTTTGACGATGCTCTATCCGTCGTGGAGAATCCGGACGGGACTTTCCAGATCGGCATCCATATCGCGGATGTGGGGGCGTATGTTCTCCCGGGGTCCGAACTCGACAAGGAGGCTTTCCGGAGAGGGACGAGTGTCTATTTCCCGGACCGTGTGGTTCCGATGTTCCCGGAGGTTCTCTCCAATGGGGTTCTTTCCCTGAACCCGGACGAAGATCGTCTGGCACGGACGGTGATGGTCCGGATGAGTCCGGCCGGTCAGGTTCTGGAAAGCTCCATTTTTCGTTCGGTGATCCGGAGCCGGCTCCGGGCAACATACTCCCGGGTCCACCCCATACTGGCAGGAGAGTCCACGGATTCCCCGGAATCAAAGTTTTCTGTCCAACTCCGTTCTCTCTGGAAGCTCGCGAAGAACCTCCGGGAGGAACGATTTCAGAACGGGAGTCTGGATTTCGATCTGCCGGAACCGGAAATTGTTCTGGATCTGCGGGGTGAGCCTGTCGATATCATCCGTTCTCCACGATACCTGTCCCATTTTCTGGTCGAGGAGTTCATGCTTTTGGCGAACAGGATCGTGGCCGCAGAGCTGACCAGAAAATTTTCGATGGCGATGTATCGTGTCCACGAAACACCTTCTCCGGAAAAAACCGAATCTCTGGGCATTTTTCTGGGAGCCCTGGGAATTTCCATTCCCAAGCGCAAAGAAGGAAAGATGAAGGCCAGCGACCTTTCCGCTGTCCTGGAATCGACGCGGGGAACACCGTTGGAAAAAATGGTGCACTTTTCGGTTTTGCGCTCACTGAAACAGGCGCGTTACGACGTGTATCCCCTGGGGCATTTTGGTCTGGCGATGGACGATTACACCCACTTTACCTCACCGATTCGGCGATATCCGGATCTGATTGTTCACCGCCTTCTGGATCTTCCGGAGGGACGTCCTTCCGGGGAAGGTTCCTTTTACCCGCTGGAACAGGTGGCTGTCCAGGCCTCTGAGCGGGAAAGGGCATCTGTCGAGGCCGAACGGATGGCTGTTGACCTCAAGAAAATCCGGTTCATGGGACAGCATATCGGGAAGAAGTTCTCTGGTTCGGTTTCGGGGGTCACCGGGTTCGGATTTTTTGTTGAGCTTTCCGATGTTTTGGTGGAGGGGCTGGTTCCTTTTTCGGCCCTCAATGACGACTATTATGTCTATGATGAAAAACACCACCTTTTAAGAGGGGAAACAACCCGAAAGACCTACCGGATCGGGGACAGGCTTGAAGTTGTGGTTGTCCGGGTCGATAACGAGCGCTTGCGCATCGAATTTGCGCTGGATCAGGAGGGGCGCCCGGAGTCTTTGCAGAAGGTCCGGAAAAAAAGAAAAGGCAAAAAGAATCGGAGCCAACGGGCCGGAAAGTCCAGAAAGAAAGGATCTGCTAAGGGGTAA